Proteins from one Gossypium raimondii isolate GPD5lz chromosome 8, ASM2569854v1, whole genome shotgun sequence genomic window:
- the LOC128043141 gene encoding zinc finger BED domain-containing protein DAYSLEEPER-like, whose amino-acid sequence MLESSPYYKDVLDYWGQRDKDYQMFALSSEEWRNVAILCKFLKVFYDVTCVFSGSNYPTANLYFRGVWKVHKLLIDTVKGPYSFLTPMVKQMQEKFNKYWAEYSLILSCATILDPRYKLNYVQYCFKTIYGIHASGFVETILSNLRLLFDEYVKKSKSMSSSLAESSNVSDKNLVDSSLDEHNDNSADFGGYFDESDDYKRYLNESSTRSENSQLDIYLEEPELELNSQIDVLDYWSKSSVRYNELSLLARDLLAIPISTVASESAFSMGKKVITPLRSSLKPKTVQAVVCLDDWMRAKGFSAEIGCKKDDEDDDDVEDDEDDDVSSVAF is encoded by the exons ATGCTTGAATCTTCTCCTTACTATAAAGATGTGCTAGATTATTGGGGCCAACGGGATAAAGATTATCAAATGTTTGCACTTTCTAGCGAGGAGTGGAGAAATGTTGctattctttgcaaatttttgaaagtctTTTATGATGTGACTTGTGTTTTTTCTGGTTCTAATTATCCAACGGCTAATCTTTATTTTAGAGGGGTTTGGAAGGTTCACAAGCTCTTGATTGATACAGTTAAAGGCCCTTATTCGTTTTTAACTCCAATGGTTAAGCAAATGCAAGAGAAATTCAATAAGTATTGGGCTGAGTATTCGTTGATATTGTCATGTGCTACAATTTTAGATCCTCGTTACAAGTTGAATTATGTGCAGTATTGCTTTAAAACAATCTATGGTATTCATGCTTCAGGTTTTGTTGAGACCATTCTTAGCAATCTTAGACTCTTGTTTGATGAGTATGTTAAGAAATCCAAATCCATGTCTTCCTCTTTGGCTGAGAGTTCTAATGTTTCGGATAAAAATCTTGTTGATTCTAGTTTGGATGAACACAATGATAATAGTGCTGATTTTGGGGGATATTTTGATGAGAGTGATGATTATAAAAGGTATTTAAATGAATCTAGCACTAGGAGTGAGAATTCACAGTTGGACATTTATTTGGAAGAACCAGAGCTTGAGTTGAATAGTCAAATAGATGTTTTAGATTATTGGAGCAAAAGTTCAGTTCGATACAATGAGCTTTCATTATTGGCTCGTGATCTTTTGGCAATTCCAATATCGACTGTAGCTTCCGAATCGGCTTTTAGCATGGGTAAGAAAGTTATCACACCTTTGAGGAGTTCACTTAAGCCAAAAACAGTTCAAGCCGTTGTTTGCTTGGATGATTGGATGCGAGCTAAGGGATTTTCAGCAG aaattGGTTGCAAAAAGGACGATGAAGACGATGACGACGTTGAGGACGATGAGGATGATGATGTTTCTTCGGTAGCTTTTTAA